TCTTTTGTTCCATGGCGATTCAGCAGACAGGTGTAAATTATGAATATAACAGAAAGAAGACAGTCATTACAAACTCCTAATCTATCATAAGCTTACCAAGAAAACGCCTGGAGGTGACAAAGCAATCATCTCCTGCATTTTCCCGATGTAATCTTTAGAAGCCACACCACCAGTCCCACTCTTGACCACAATTTCTTCACCTTCGACATTTCTGCCGGAATCAGTGCTTCCGGAGCCCTCAGCCGATTTTATAACAAATTTTCCACCAATTCGAGACCGATTCGAGTTGCAGTTCAAATGACCATACCTAATGCCATCCCATTTAGAACCAAGTCCAAGTTGGGATATGACAGACAGAGCAGGAGGCTTTCGAACCCATACGTATGGCTGCACATATTATCTAAAAAGTTGATAAACATGGTGGATAACAATTTCCTGAAAAAATCAGAAGAAGACTGGAGGAGGGATTACCTGGAAAGAAAGAGAATGTAACTGCAGAGTCCAATTGAATGCCATTACAGGTGCAGGAAAACATactgaaagaaaataaaaagaggaATTAGAATGGTGGAGACGGGAAAATGCACAGAGACGCCATACCAAAGCAAATGAAGTGAGCCAATGGAGGATAGGGTTTGGGTTTCGCTGGAGTAACTTCACCTCGGATTCAAATGTTGAAGAGCAAAAGAGTAAATAAAAACTATATGTTTTCTACCCAAAGAGGATCCGTGGCGCAATGGTAGCGCGTCTGACTCCAGATCAGAAGGTTGCGTGTTCGATTCACGTCGGGTTCACTTTTTCCTCATTTTTTCTAAATGCGttgaattgaattaaaatttaatgcTATTCATGGTGTCTTTTATACACATCAATTATTTGTGAAAAAAAGTAGTATGTATGTGGGTCGTCTATTATTCGATTTATCTAACTACTTTAGGCTGAAAAGTTGattcaaatattattattattatttagaaaaaattataataattatttgataaCTTAAATGAGACTTAAGGAATAGTTGAGTTTTTGTGAGTTTTGTGGGTATGAAGTGGAATTTATATTTATAAGAAGagtaaaaagaaacaaagtCAAGTAAAGACGCTAGTATAATTAAGTGATGTGAGGCCCATGTGATGActagtaatatatatatatagttatatatatagttatatagTGGGTGGGGCattctcttattttatttacatatttattttattttattgggcGGCTCCAAATGCGATGGAATAATAAAATGGAATTTTCTTTATACTAAAACTACATATTATTTTAAGTTTTGACCTAACTAACACACAATCTTTGGATTATAATGGGTTTgatgaaaaagaaatatatctTAAACACTAACTCTAAAATCACCactagaacaaaaaaaatatatgaatatattTTTCCATATTACGATAAATAGTGTCTTTTGGACCAATTTTCTTAAAGGACgctaaagagaaagaaagggcCGCAATATTTCATTTTCAGTGTGTGTTGAATGgattattaaaataaatgaataaataaattagaCCATGTTCgtgtttaatttatatataattaaaattaagaatCGAATTAAGTAGTGGAGTTAACAACTGCAATTTGTTTGGATTACATATTGAATAACAACAAGTTTGATCCTCTAATCCAATCAATCCATCCATTTCTATTTGCATTGACAGTATGTGTTTGCACATAAAATACACAAAGGTTAGTCTCGATAATGCAATTCCACCTAATTCATTACCATTTTTGGCTACCACAAATTTCCAGCTCCCTTTGTCaaaaatactattttaaaaaacagGGGGCTACTACTAATGGCTGTTCTTTAATAACAAGTTTGTAATTAGTTAACGATAATAttcattaaattaaattaaattaaattaaatgaaatgaaatCAAATCAAAACAAAGCTTTTTGGTGGCTATTTGAACCTCAATTATCATCTTGGTCCATTTTTAGTGCATTGTCTCTTACACAGACCAACCGACTATTATAATTTTATATCCCCCATGTACATCAATCCATATCCATTTCTTTTGTTCTTACTTCGCATATTCAGAGTCGTGCAATCAATTTACTAACCTTTCATTTTGCTTAGCTTTTATTCTTAAAAATTAACTCATAAACACATAATTGGTTTCTATATTTTATTCctcaaaaccaaaaaaaaaaaaaaatctaaatttacTCATAATTCAAATGAAGCGCGGGCTATGTATgtgaattaataatttattatattaatatacaAAGAAATTTAAGGCTACACCAAAACATTAAGTCATCGGTCATTATTAACGATATGGGTTATATAAGATAGGGGTGATAATTGGTCAATCGGAATCagtttttttgacaaaatcaaCCCCAAAACGATTATAGTCGATCTAGTAAAGTTTCAAAACGAGTGAAGAACGGTCGTTTTTTTGGTATATTATGGTTGCTTCTAATATAAGTTGGAAAGTAAGTATTTGAACATTAAATGCTTAAAGGGAGAAACAGGGAGAAAATggtaaaaatttgaaaaaaccaAATAGTTACCTACACAACTGGTGTCCTAATGCAGTAATTAATAATCCAAAAGTCCAAAAACCAAATTGATGTTTGAAAAGTTAGGGAACAAAAAGGGATTAGGAAATCTTGAGACTCAAGAATTTTGATTCAAAAgagaattaaaatataaaaagtaataataaaaggTCTGAATTTTGGTAGCTTAATTCCagaaaacataaaaaagttggaattaaagaagataaataataaaagaataaaatagggTAAAGTTCCAATTTGTAATGTGaagatataaaataaatataaatgagTAGGAAAATGTGTTGGAATTGTTATAATTGTGTTGGTTCAAAAGTGGCAGAGAAAAGTGTGATAATGGGAAAGCAGAAAAAAGAAAGCATGTGAATTAGATATTACAACAAAATTGAATTCAGACTTCATTAGAGGAAAAAATgaacgagagagagagagagagagagagaggacaGATGTATCATCAAGAGGTAAAAAGTGGGGTTTGTTTGATTTTGATACCTTCAAACTTGTTATAATGAGATTAGATGGATAGATAAATCCCACTACACACCCCTAtgcttttttatttctaaaaatatatttattttataattagaaTAATTTAGGTATCTCCAACATTGATTTTCCCCTAATCTGGAAATTCATAAAATTTAGACATATGAAAAGGAAGAGAGAATTAATAAAAAGTGGAAGGCAGAATTAAGTTTATGTTCAAAATAAAGAGCAAGAAATTGGTAATCTAAggaaataaattaataaaagttaaaaagaacTGATTTTAGAAAGAGTAGTTGGAAACTTCAGACatgaaaactaattttaaaccTAAAAAATTTGATAGTGATTATCATGTTGAGAAGATGAGCGAAAGTGAAAAGGACAGAGAGCAGCAGAGCAGCAAGCAGCCATGGCTATGGCTATGGAAGGTAACAAAAATTGGATTTAAGGATTTActaaaactttttttaattagaaatgGAGCAGTTGCAGTTGCAGCTGCAGAATTAttccattttcaaaaaaaaaaaaaaaaaaaaaaaaactttatggATCTGATCTGACCTCTTTAAATCTTCAGGGAAGAGGAAAGAGAAAAATTGGCATTGtgatgaagagagagatgaggAGAGGGAAGCATTTGGTGCTGAAAAATGCGATCCAAAATGGAAATAAACAAATCACATTGGCTGTTGGAATGTCCACCATCCACATGATGATACTCATACTGTTCCCCCTTTTTCAATTCATCGCCTGTACTGTAAAGTTATGCCATCTCCGCTGAAAATCGACGACAAGATTTGAAGTCAATATTCACAACAGAAACGGAATTATCAGAGCGGCCGATTTCGAATTCAGGGGAATCTCCTTTGTTTACAACTTGAATACATCCACGATTTTCAGTAATTACATGAATTTGATTAAGAGAGCTATTTACAACACGGAGGAAGGAAGGAACAAGAATCGCAGTAGTTAAGAGAAAAACCCTAGAGCTAAGGTAAGAACCTATTCGTCTTATCATCTCCTTCCTCTTTCACTCTGGATTCCGTTCCGCCGTTCGAACTGGAGCTCGCCGGAAAACCGCCGCACTTCTGGCACTGACTTACAACCAGAATCTGACGGCAGGAAGGACAGGAAGAGTGAGATCGGAACCAGGTATCGATGCAGGACACGTGAAATCCATGGCCACACTGCGGCAGCACACGGATTTCATCACCGACAGCGAACTCCGCGAGGCAGATCGCGCAATCTGAGAACTGAGCAGAAAACTCAGCAGTGAAAGTGTACTTGGGAAGAGACCTTAGGATCTTCTTCTTGAGACCTTTGTTGGAGGCAGGAGGCGGGGGAGGACGAGTGGAACCAGCGCCAGCACCATCACCAGCAAGGTGTCGTAGCCAGGCGCAGCGGGCAACCGCAACAAGACCGAGGACGCAAATCAAAGCGCAGAGGAGGGCGGCGAGGATTATGACGAAGTCAGAGTCATACCTAGGCTCGAAGGTATCGGAGGTGGCGGAGGAATTGACGCCGGCAAGGTACCTGAAGGGACGCATTTGAATCGGCGAGAGAAAAGGAAGAGGTTATAGGATAAAGAGATGAGAAGGGCCGTCGTTTTGAATCAACCGTGGGCGTAACGTTTGTCGTTTCGAGGGGGGATTTTGAGGGGGTTTTATACTGAAACGGGATTCGGCCTTGCGTTTTACCGCTTTCGTAGTTGCTCATTACACTCACCCACCCCAATACTAACGCCGTTTATATAGACGCCACCATCTCATGACTATTAATTTACATTATTATCATTGGATAATATACTCCACAGATACACTATTCTAATCCCTCTCATCACTACGTTTAACTTCAACAAgcatttaaatatttataaaaaaaaaaaaacaatgaattCAATTACAATTCTAACTATCATTATTAAACTCTATATCATCACAtccttctttttcctttttttttttttttacttatataAATATCTAAATCAACTTATGCAAATCTCAATTAATTTTACCGAAACAATCCATTTAACTAGACCCTGCAACATTTGAATATCACTAAAATTCATGGATCGAAGCATTTGTATTGATAAGTTAAGTGATAAGAAGTCTTGAAACATTCCTTAAACAGTCCAACATCGAGcaagtaaaaaaataataagtgGGTCAAAGATAATGTTTTAGTTGAAAGAAAAAGTATAAAATAACTAAGTCTGTAAACCTATTAAATAATGTCCATTAAGATTAATAATACTAGCCAACAAAGGTATTTGGTAAGCTAAACCATAGTCCAAATTTAAACATGGGGACacaaacataaattaaaaaaaatcataatgtTAGTGTTACGTCCACCTTGTTACCGCTCACTCTCAACAACAATTCCTTcgaatatataaattaaagaaaaaagttttAAGGTTTTGTAAGGAAGAAGTATAAGGAAGTAGAGGTCTTTTAGTTGGCTtcagaaaaggaaagaaaagagagtaCATAACTAAAGTTAGCTAGATGTgtgataaattaaataaaattagaagaCGTATGAATTACTTCCACAAAGACAGTGATCAACTTAATTAAGACAAAATTTAGCTACAACGATGAAACAAGCTAGCAAGTGCCACACATATCAAAATCAATACTCATTTGATAAACATGAGTACAAAATATCTGAAAACGACGAATTCAGTTTCGTATCAAAAGAGTGAAAATTatggaacaaaaaaaaaaaaaaactaaaactaaaactaaaactaaaacccCTTTCCCCACGCCATTTGGGTCCCAATCCAAAACCACTATTATTAGTCATTTTATAATCTAACAAACCACAAAACCATCAATCAAACAAACAAGCAGTATTTGTAGCGATCTGATACTATCAAAGATGAAGCAAATCCTTTCTCTTTTTAGGTAAGTTGGATTAAGGTGCAACAAAAAAGGTAAAAAATACACCGCATCTCTCCTCCATCTGTCGCTTCactttttgaaattttcaaagTTAGAATGGATTTGGAAGTTGGAGCTGATTCTCTTTCATGGAACACTTCTTTTGGTTCACAGTAAAAGTAATACACTATTTTTTACGACATCATTTTGTTGTGGGTTGAAATTGGACTTCACTCCGAGGTTGGAGAAAAACAACAACGTGTTGTGTACACAACTGTTTGTTGATTTGAGTTGGCGTACACTTTTTCAGTTTAGATGAGCAAAGGAAAATGtcaagaagaagaggaaggggAAGAGTAAGGAGGTTTTAGAGAAAGGTCCTAGCAACGACAAGGCACTTTCGACGCATCAAAGAAAGGGAAATCTTTGATTCTGCTCCACAAAATGACACTTGGGAGTTGGGACAATCATCCAATCCAATCCAAACCAATCTCCCTTCCCAACAACACCAATATATTGTATTGCGTCTTTCTTTGAAAACGATATCCACAACAAACTTCGAAACTTCTACTTTTTCTTCCCTCCTTTTGATAATAAAACAATAGGCAATATACAAATAAGGCTGTCACGTTTTCCCTATCAAAGCCGCCCTCTAACTCCTAAAAATTAATATCCAACAAGACTCAAATGCTAAAGCCTAAAGAAAGAGAGAGCTGAGAGAGGGAGGGGGCAGAGAAAAGGCAACATGGCCAAAGACCCAAGTAGAAATTTGGTGCTTTTGGCACTAAGAAGATTGGAggcttttgttatattttagaGGGCCCGTAATGTGTCAAGCTAAGATGCCAAACAAATGATTTAACATTTTGATTACATTGCGAATAATAGCAAGTAAATAAAGAACTCGAGGTTTCCTAGAAAAACTCCCCCTACCAAAGACCAGCTGTTGTGCTCCTCCTCGTCCTTCCTAAAGAATGCTCAAATTCTTGTTCAGTGGAGGATCAAAAATCTGGTTCTCGAATCAGGTCAGGTCCCACCTTTTTCAGGCTGCACTACTTCTAAAAGCTCGATGTTCAATTCAAAAGTAGCTCCAGGCTGCAAATACAAAGCAGGATTACATGTACATCTGATAACCATACAACTAAAAGTTGTTATCTTATCTCTATCTCAACCCTCCACGCAATAATTGACATAAATAACATAAGTAAACCAAAGAGCACTTGACTTGACCATTTCTTGGATTCCTCCACTCATTACACTCACATACAAGAAAAAAGGGACTAAATTTTGGCTTTTGCCCATAAACTTTATATGATTTATTAAATTCTGCACTTAATCTTTTGAGCTTTTTTTAAATACACCCCTTTACAACTTTTGTATTGTTTCAAATCACTATTCATTTTAAAAGTATATTTAAGGTTTCAATTTCGCTATCAAACAATATACAGTATTCTTGTCCTGTCCTTAAAGTATATACAAGTttcttttttctcgtttttggGTATTTTCCGTTAATGAAGTTATTTGAACaggttattttgaaaaattaaatgaaaaagtTATACCGGTATTTTTGAAATCTTATTTGAACTAAAGAATAAAGAGCCTGCATATAAAAGAGACATCGTAGGTTGAGGGCGAAAAAGTGTGAACCAAAACATATGTGCACATGTTTCATGATAAAAGTAAGCAACTTTCTTTCAGTACAACGTTCTGAGATCAAATTGGATGATAAGGCAACAAAAACCATGGAGTCAGACCAGATTTTAATCCCGCGTTTTCATGCGTTCACATGCAAAGTGAGATCAGACAATTTTTAAATAGCCAATCTGCCAAAAAGTTGGacaaaaaaaaaggtaaaattaTTGACTTACTTTAAATAATGGATAATTGGATACCATACTCGAGAATTCGGTGACATTAACAACTTAAAATTCAGGGGCTAACTTTTCTAGTTACGAGCTTTCATGCATTCACATAGAATTGTAagtaaatttcaaaagaaatagTCGATGGGTAAAAAAGTCACGCACAAGGAAAAAGCTAAAATAATTGGACTTACTGGGATTTCATTCATTCCTTTTTGACCATATCCAGCCTCAGGGGGAACAATCACCGTTCGCTGcaaatagaagaaaaacaaagtcCATGAAACACTCATAAAGATAAAAGGGCGAGACTTAAAAGTTGAGAGAATACTataaagaggaagaagattgtaaatttaaaataatggaGATAGGACATACCTTTCCCCCAACTTTCATCCCTTCAGTTATGGAGTACATTGCTGGTGGGGGTTTAGGTGCAGCCTGTGCTGAAAACAGACCATTTGGATTGTCCACAAAATCACGTTTCCGCTCCTTCCCAGGCGGGGCTCCTACTTTGAACTCATAAGGCTGATCAAACCATGGGGCAACATACATTAGAAATTCAACTGGGGTCTAAAATATCACGTCTCTCTaagtaaagaaagaagaaatttaGATTACATCCTGACGCTTAGTTACTGAATTGATCTAAAGCTTAAGTTGTTGACTAAAGAGCATTTAATCCTATGAAGGATTCTCAATACTAATCATCACGTTTGTAAACACTGCTTCTTTTGATAACAACTGATTAAACGAAATCTACAAGTAAAATGTAAAAACCTGGGCGATAACACGATTTCCAGCCAAGAGTTTAGATTCTCGACTCGACACAGCTGTAATCCCTCTATAGAGGCAATCAAAGTGCACCTGTAATAGAAAGCTAATATAGAGAAAAGTTAAAATTCAAGGACAGGCACAGTTCTCAA
This region of Cucumis melo cultivar AY chromosome 7, USDA_Cmelo_AY_1.0, whole genome shotgun sequence genomic DNA includes:
- the LOC103493842 gene encoding RING-H2 finger protein ATL80; the protein is MRPFRYLAGVNSSATSDTFEPRYDSDFVIILAALLCALICVLGLVAVARCAWLRHLAGDGAGAGSTRPPPPPASNKGLKKKILRSLPKYTFTAEFSAQFSDCAICLAEFAVGDEIRVLPQCGHGFHVSCIDTWFRSHSSCPSCRQILVVSQCQKCGGFPASSSSNGGTESRVKEEGDDKTNRFLP
- the LOC103493843 gene encoding peptidyl-prolyl cis-trans isomerase FKBP18, chloroplastic isoform X1 yields the protein MAVSMPNTLDSCPIHRLLPQIRSQSSPNQRENASQQEFSLPISRRSAILISSLPFTLVSVSPSKARERRNKRTIPLEDYLTSPNGLKYYDVEEGKGPVAEKGSTVQVHFDCLYRGITAVSSRESKLLAGNRVIAQPYEFKVGAPPGKERKRDFVDNPNGLFSAQAAPKPPPAMYSITEGMKVGGKRTVIVPPEAGYGQKGMNEIPPGATFELNIELLEVVQPEKGGT
- the LOC103493843 gene encoding peptidyl-prolyl cis-trans isomerase FKBP18, chloroplastic isoform X2; the protein is MAVSMPNTLDSCPIHRLLPQIRSQSSPNQRENASQQEFSLPISRRSAILISSLPFTLVSVSPSKARERRNKRTIPLEDYLTSPNGLKYYDVEEGKGPVAEKGSTVQVHFDCLYRGITAVSSRESKLLAGNRVIAQPYEFKVGAPPGKERKRDFVDNPNGLFSAQAAPKPPPAMYSITEGMKVGGKRTVIVPPEAGYGQKGMNEIPIGYLKIV